One segment of Oscillospiraceae bacterium MB08-C2-2 DNA contains the following:
- a CDS encoding radical SAM protein — MIPARQIVTRVSHSQGFYSSDYNMNIYRGCCHGCIYCDSRSSCYRIENFDLVRAKENALGIIERELASKKKPGLICTGSMSDPYNPFETQMELTRGALKLVEKYGFGISIFTKGTLVTRDIDLLTRIAAQATVSIRITITTADDSLCSRIEPHSPPSSQRFEAINELSGAGLFAGLTAAPLLPFINDSVENVEALAALAIRHKAQFFHMMPGVTLRDEQREYFYKMLDRHFPGLRGRYQETFGQRYYCSSPNSRKLYSALKKALAGSGIPTGDDAILAAQRDRNPPAQLSLF; from the coding sequence ATGATTCCGGCTCGCCAGATTGTAACCCGGGTAAGCCACTCACAGGGGTTTTACAGCTCGGATTATAATATGAATATTTACAGAGGCTGCTGCCATGGCTGCATTTATTGCGACAGCCGCAGCAGCTGCTACCGCATCGAGAACTTTGATCTTGTGCGGGCCAAGGAAAATGCTCTTGGCATCATCGAGCGGGAGCTGGCCTCCAAGAAAAAGCCGGGGCTGATCTGCACCGGTTCCATGAGTGACCCCTACAATCCCTTTGAAACCCAGATGGAGCTGACTCGAGGCGCTTTGAAGCTGGTGGAAAAATATGGGTTCGGCATCAGTATTTTCACCAAAGGCACGCTGGTTACCCGAGATATCGACCTGCTGACCCGTATCGCCGCTCAGGCAACAGTCAGCATCCGCATCACCATTACCACTGCAGACGATAGTCTTTGCTCCCGCATCGAGCCCCATTCTCCCCCCTCCTCCCAACGTTTTGAGGCTATCAACGAACTGAGCGGGGCCGGACTTTTTGCAGGCCTAACCGCTGCCCCACTGCTCCCTTTTATCAACGACTCGGTTGAAAATGTGGAAGCTTTGGCCGCACTGGCAATCCGTCATAAAGCCCAGTTTTTCCATATGATGCCGGGAGTCACCCTGCGGGACGAGCAAAGAGAATACTTCTATAAAATGCTGGACAGGCATTTTCCCGGGCTAAGAGGCCGCTATCAGGAAACCTTTGGCCAACGGTATTATTGTTCTTCGCCAAACAGCAGAAAGCTTTACTCCGCCCTCAAAAAGGCATTGGCAGGCAGCGGCATTCCCACAGGGGACGATGCTATTCTGGCCGCCCAGCGGGATCGGAATCCACCTGCCCAGCTTTCGCTGTTTTAA
- the rplJ gene encoding 50S ribosomal protein L10: MPSEKILLEKQQIVDDLTKKIQASVAGILVDYKGINVADDTKLRKELREAGVEYTVIKNKLLKRALENADFGDLTGVLAGTTALATHETDAVIAAKILSKFAENKKNFFNLKAGFVEGKALDSAGVEQLANLPSREELVAQTLRGLNAPISGLVNVLNGNIRGLVVALNQIAEKQSA; encoded by the coding sequence TTGCCAAGTGAAAAAATACTTCTAGAAAAACAGCAAATCGTGGATGATCTGACCAAAAAGATTCAGGCTTCCGTTGCCGGTATTTTGGTTGATTACAAGGGTATCAACGTAGCCGATGATACCAAGCTGCGTAAGGAGCTTCGTGAAGCCGGTGTTGAATACACTGTCATCAAGAACAAGCTTCTCAAGCGTGCTTTGGAAAACGCCGATTTCGGTGATCTGACCGGTGTTCTGGCCGGAACCACTGCTCTGGCTACCCACGAGACCGATGCCGTTATCGCTGCTAAAATCCTGAGCAAGTTTGCCGAGAACAAGAAGAATTTCTTTAATCTCAAAGCAGGCTTCGTTGAAGGTAAGGCTTTGGATTCTGCCGGTGTCGAACAGCTGGCCAATCTGCCTTCCAGAGAAGAGCTGGTTGCTCAGACTCTGCGCGGGCTCAACGCTCCTATTTCCGGTTTGGTCAATGTGCTTAACGGAAATATCCGCGGCCTAGTCGTTGCGCTGAACCAAATTGCTGAAAAGCAATCCGCTTAA
- the rplL gene encoding 50S ribosomal protein L7/L12, which produces MASEKVLQLIEDVKALTVLELADLVKALEEEFGVSAAAPVAVAAAPAAAAAAVEEKTEFDVILADAGASKMGVIKLVKEITGLGLKEAKDLVDTAPKPIKEAVSKADAEDMKKKLEEAGAKIELK; this is translated from the coding sequence ATGGCTTCTGAAAAAGTATTGCAGTTAATCGAAGATGTGAAAGCTCTGACCGTTTTGGAGCTGGCTGACCTTGTTAAGGCTCTTGAGGAAGAGTTCGGCGTATCCGCCGCTGCTCCTGTTGCTGTTGCTGCCGCTCCTGCTGCTGCCGCTGCTGCTGTTGAAGAGAAAACTGAATTTGACGTTATCCTGGCTGATGCCGGCGCTTCCAAAATGGGCGTTATCAAGCTGGTTAAAGAAATCACCGGCCTGGGCCTGAAAGAAGCTAAGGATCTGGTTGACACTGCTCCCAAGCCCATCAAGGAAGCCGTCTCCAAGGCTGATGCTGAAGACATGAAGAAGAAGCTGGAAGAAGCCGGCGCCAAGATCGAACTTAAGTAA
- a CDS encoding FIST C-terminal domain-containing protein: MPFSSQITSEDITQTVDRISAGCPIYGAVASNDLATPVSGVFANGEIHHDRLLLVLLAGHLRPLFSTAQAQLALPLNRAVVTHSEGNVVYRVGEYTFLEFMAKNGLVTEASHMLESSLASYASSPVLTYEKGAHRSQWVIRHIVNVDYATGAVTFTGKMPQGFEIAISVLRREDVIATNKACFEEMANKIAQNNTDKYQYSTLFVAACGGRYLIMSGDTSAEGACIASSPILSRLSACGFYAMGEISPRQTGEGPEMKNCAFNSAITLMAV; encoded by the coding sequence ATGCCTTTCAGCAGTCAAATAACCTCCGAGGATATTACCCAAACTGTTGACCGCATCTCTGCCGGCTGCCCTATTTATGGAGCAGTTGCCTCCAATGACCTCGCCACACCAGTTTCCGGGGTTTTTGCCAATGGAGAAATTCACCACGACCGCCTTCTGCTGGTTCTTTTGGCCGGACACCTTCGTCCGCTCTTTTCCACAGCACAGGCACAGCTTGCATTGCCGCTGAATCGAGCCGTTGTTACCCATTCGGAGGGGAATGTGGTCTACCGTGTGGGTGAATACACCTTTTTGGAATTTATGGCTAAAAACGGCCTGGTAACCGAGGCCAGCCATATGTTGGAAAGCTCTCTGGCCTCCTATGCCTCCAGCCCGGTGCTTACCTATGAAAAAGGCGCCCACAGGAGCCAGTGGGTAATCCGCCATATTGTCAACGTTGACTATGCCACGGGAGCGGTCACCTTTACCGGCAAGATGCCCCAAGGCTTTGAAATTGCCATTTCAGTGCTTCGCCGGGAAGATGTTATTGCCACCAACAAAGCCTGCTTTGAGGAAATGGCCAATAAAATTGCCCAAAACAACACAGATAAATATCAGTACAGCACCTTGTTTGTAGCAGCCTGTGGTGGGCGTTACCTGATTATGTCCGGTGATACCAGCGCAGAAGGTGCCTGCATTGCCAGCAGCCCCATTCTAAGCCGACTTTCAGCCTGTGGCTTTTACGCCATGGGTGAAATCAGCCCTCGCCAGACAGGCGAAGGCCCTGAAATGAAGAACTGCGCATTTAACTCTGCTATCACACTGATGGCGGTTTAA
- a CDS encoding ATP-binding protein, which translates to MSHRQVEDALRTELSHLKNLYSDSVREAENLRRRIIRLERDKTYSALVTENMERLRDFNAEEKELQFFYNQLLLANCPDMIFVFDQSLRFVLGTEACHQYLGFSSLYDLTGQTIQTIFGRRFSPQWVQKTLQLCCECYEKKVSKIYKERLSQEDEQVLHLDVTVSPAIDVEGRCMGIVLVMHDMTQLTLLKEEAEKSALTKGRFLATMSHELRTPLNAIKGMSDLLKASSLSAVQREYIQNISASSFSLIRIVNDLLDFSKIEAQRMELSEQSYDFSSLISGISNLMGINAENKRLFYTVDIAPDIPLTLIGDDLRLRQVLLNLLSNAIKYTEQGWVRLSVSVQKKEADCITLYFVVEDTGIGIREEEKDKMFEVFSQLDTIRNRLQEGTGLGLAISKHIVELLGGSLEVCSAYEKGSCFSFAIPQKFHSPAPVAPLGTPEDYHVLLLADTTFKQEAYLTILNRLKVQAESCSSPQFLQSLSDRNYTHVLYLLEPWEEVLTGHGDWFPGARRIPIINMLRDSDYQTDASNDLLFEPLLVTQVAHCLAKTQQTAEQPSPPHSLADFSVRAGHVLAVDDNEINLIVCQEILKQYGLQVDIAYSGQEALKMAASKSYDMIFIDHMMPELDGLETARWLRITPGPNQNTPLIALSANAIKGMREVYLENGMNDFVPKPIEIADISRVLLEFLPHDKILPHSQLAQQPS; encoded by the coding sequence ATGTCTCACAGACAAGTGGAGGATGCACTGCGAACCGAGCTTTCCCACCTGAAAAACCTTTACAGCGATTCGGTGCGAGAGGCCGAAAACCTCAGACGGCGCATTATCCGTTTGGAGCGTGACAAGACCTATTCTGCCTTGGTAACCGAAAATATGGAGCGCCTGCGGGATTTTAACGCTGAGGAAAAAGAACTTCAATTCTTTTATAATCAGCTCTTATTGGCTAATTGCCCGGATATGATCTTCGTTTTTGACCAGAGTCTGCGCTTTGTGCTGGGAACCGAGGCCTGCCACCAATATCTTGGCTTTTCAAGCCTTTATGACCTGACCGGGCAAACCATTCAGACCATCTTTGGGCGGAGATTCTCTCCCCAATGGGTGCAAAAAACCTTGCAGCTCTGCTGTGAATGCTATGAGAAAAAGGTTTCTAAGATTTACAAGGAGCGGCTTTCTCAAGAGGATGAACAGGTGCTGCATTTGGATGTGACCGTTTCCCCCGCCATCGATGTGGAGGGACGCTGTATGGGCATTGTGCTGGTGATGCATGATATGACCCAGCTGACCCTGCTTAAGGAGGAGGCGGAGAAATCCGCTCTGACCAAGGGCCGTTTTTTGGCTACCATGAGCCACGAGCTGCGCACCCCACTGAATGCGATTAAGGGTATGTCCGATCTTTTAAAGGCCTCTTCACTGAGTGCTGTCCAAAGAGAATACATTCAAAATATATCGGCTTCCTCCTTTTCCCTGATTCGCATTGTCAACGATCTGCTGGATTTCTCAAAAATAGAGGCCCAGCGAATGGAGCTCTCTGAGCAAAGCTACGATTTTTCTTCCCTGATTTCGGGTATCTCCAACCTGATGGGCATCAATGCGGAAAACAAAAGGCTTTTCTATACAGTTGATATTGCTCCCGACATTCCTCTCACCTTGATTGGGGATGATTTACGCCTGCGGCAGGTGCTGCTGAATCTCCTCAGCAACGCCATAAAGTATACAGAGCAGGGCTGGGTTAGACTGTCCGTTTCGGTTCAAAAGAAAGAGGCCGACTGCATTACCCTTTATTTTGTGGTGGAAGATACCGGCATAGGTATACGGGAAGAAGAAAAGGATAAGATGTTTGAGGTGTTCAGCCAGCTGGATACCATACGCAACCGGCTGCAGGAAGGCACCGGGCTGGGGCTTGCCATTTCCAAGCATATCGTGGAGCTTCTGGGCGGCAGTCTGGAGGTGTGCAGCGCGTATGAAAAAGGGAGCTGCTTTTCTTTTGCTATCCCCCAGAAATTTCATTCTCCCGCTCCGGTTGCCCCTCTTGGCACACCGGAAGATTACCATGTGCTTCTTTTGGCAGATACTACCTTTAAACAAGAGGCCTATCTCACCATATTGAATCGGCTGAAGGTGCAGGCGGAAAGCTGTTCCTCTCCCCAGTTTCTGCAAAGCTTGTCGGATCGGAACTATACCCATGTGTTGTATCTTCTGGAGCCTTGGGAAGAAGTTTTGACCGGGCACGGCGATTGGTTCCCCGGCGCACGCCGGATTCCCATTATCAATATGCTGCGGGATTCTGATTATCAGACTGATGCTTCAAATGATCTTCTCTTTGAGCCTTTGCTGGTTACACAGGTGGCCCACTGTCTGGCCAAAACCCAGCAAACTGCTGAGCAGCCCTCTCCCCCCCATTCTTTGGCGGATTTTTCCGTTCGGGCGGGTCATGTTCTGGCCGTGGACGACAACGAAATAAATTTAATAGTCTGTCAGGAAATTCTCAAGCAGTATGGCTTACAGGTGGATATTGCCTACAGCGGGCAGGAAGCCCTCAAAATGGCCGCTTCCAAAAGCTATGACATGATTTTCATTGATCACATGATGCCGGAACTGGATGGCTTGGAAACAGCCCGGTGGCTGCGTATTACACCGGGGCCTAACCAGAATACCCCTCTTATTGCCCTTTCAGCCAACGCCATAAAGGGAATGCGGGAGGTCTATTTGGAAAACGGTATGAATGATTTTGTTCCCAAGCCCATTGAAATTGCCGATATCAGCCGGGTTCTGCTGGAATTTCTCCCCCATGATAAAATTCTTCCCCACAGCCAATTGGCCCAACAGCCTTCATAA
- a CDS encoding magnesium transporter CorA family protein, producing the protein MIQYYKTIENRIRPLEAFERGCWVSAINPTAEEINYLVGDLGVDPDFIKSSLDEEETSRVEVEDNQTLIIVDVPVAEKQEEENTVLYYTMPIGFIILSGCILTVSLSENPILIEFSSGLVKNVETSYKTHFLLTVLLRISYRFIQYLKQIDKVSYLTERQLHKSMRNKELIQLLSLEKSLVYFSTALKSSEVTLEKIFRGRIIKLYEEDQELLEDVLIEVKQAIETCNIYSGILAGTMDAFASIISNNLNIVMKALTSITIVMAIPNMVFSFYGMNVTNLPFPNIITPLALTVCLCGLCAWFLYKKDFF; encoded by the coding sequence TTGATTCAATATTACAAAACCATAGAAAACCGTATTCGCCCGTTGGAGGCCTTTGAGCGGGGCTGTTGGGTATCAGCCATTAACCCCACGGCGGAAGAAATCAACTACCTGGTAGGCGATTTGGGCGTTGACCCGGATTTTATAAAATCTTCGCTGGATGAAGAAGAAACCTCCCGTGTTGAGGTGGAAGATAACCAAACCCTGATTATCGTGGATGTACCGGTTGCGGAAAAGCAGGAGGAAGAAAACACAGTCCTGTATTACACCATGCCAATTGGCTTTATCATCCTCTCCGGCTGCATTTTGACCGTAAGCCTTTCAGAAAACCCCATTCTCATTGAATTCAGCTCCGGCCTTGTTAAAAATGTGGAAACCAGCTATAAAACTCACTTTCTGCTCACTGTGCTGCTGCGCATATCCTACCGCTTCATTCAGTATCTGAAACAGATCGATAAAGTCTCCTATCTCACAGAGCGGCAGCTTCACAAATCCATGCGAAACAAGGAACTGATCCAGCTGCTGAGCCTTGAGAAATCTCTGGTCTATTTTTCCACCGCCCTGAAATCCAGCGAGGTCACACTGGAAAAAATCTTCCGTGGGCGCATCATCAAGCTCTATGAGGAAGATCAGGAGCTGCTGGAGGATGTGCTTATTGAAGTCAAGCAGGCCATCGAAACCTGTAACATTTATTCCGGCATTCTGGCTGGTACCATGGATGCTTTTGCCTCCATTATCTCCAACAACCTGAATATTGTCATGAAGGCGCTTACCTCCATCACCATCGTAATGGCCATTCCCAATATGGTTTTCAGCTTTTACGGCATGAATGTAACCAATCTGCCTTTCCCCAATATCATCACCCCTCTTGCGCTGACTGTCTGCCTGTGCGGGCTGTGTGCATGGTTTTTGTATAAGAAGGATTTCTTTTAA
- a CDS encoding G5 domain-containing protein, whose amino-acid sequence MNSLIEGQQALRRNHLGRPFALLALLGALICGMTLTAFADSDTFSVHVVADGETSTILMSTGDTVSDALYKAKVFVETEDLFEPALDTRLKEDDVVTVRRVTHEVWVDEETIAHEVKTVPSGDLPRGQRKVTKEGSDGKRVRTYEMKLIDGEVVEEKLVEEVVQSKPVTEEVTLGMGSHPVSPLNFEVDFDDNVEPVSYKSVIRGTKSTAYYAPAGSKTASGRDAMVGHVAVNPNVIPYGSKLFIQASDGSFIYGYAVAADTGTSLLNGTVGIDLFYGTYGECVSHGAQNVDVFILE is encoded by the coding sequence ATGAATAGTCTGATTGAAGGGCAGCAGGCTCTGCGCCGTAACCATCTCGGCCGTCCTTTTGCGTTGCTGGCTCTGCTTGGTGCACTGATCTGCGGCATGACTCTAACCGCTTTCGCAGATTCGGACACTTTTTCAGTGCATGTGGTGGCCGATGGCGAAACCTCCACTATTTTGATGAGCACGGGCGATACTGTTTCGGATGCGCTGTATAAGGCCAAGGTTTTTGTAGAGACAGAGGATCTTTTTGAACCGGCTCTGGATACCCGCCTTAAAGAAGACGATGTTGTTACCGTGCGGCGGGTTACGCATGAGGTATGGGTGGATGAAGAAACCATTGCCCATGAGGTGAAAACTGTGCCCTCCGGCGATTTGCCTCGGGGCCAGCGCAAGGTTACCAAAGAAGGTTCTGACGGCAAGCGGGTTCGTACATACGAAATGAAGCTGATCGATGGCGAGGTCGTGGAAGAAAAGCTTGTGGAAGAGGTTGTGCAAAGCAAGCCCGTTACCGAAGAGGTTACACTGGGCATGGGTTCCCACCCTGTTTCTCCTTTGAATTTCGAGGTGGATTTTGACGATAATGTGGAGCCGGTTTCCTATAAATCGGTGATACGGGGCACCAAATCCACAGCCTATTATGCACCTGCCGGTTCCAAGACAGCCAGCGGCCGGGATGCGATGGTGGGGCATGTTGCTGTTAACCCCAATGTGATCCCTTATGGCAGCAAGCTGTTTATTCAGGCCTCCGATGGAAGCTTCATTTATGGCTATGCTGTTGCAGCGGATACAGGCACATCGCTGCTCAATGGTACTGTAGGAATAGACCTTTTCTATGGAACCTATGGGGAATGTGTGAGCCACGGCGCGCAGAATGTGGATGTTTTTATTCTGGAATAA
- a CDS encoding DUF362 domain-containing protein — protein sequence MADIYIGYGSNMQEITRQLMEEANVYSQIEPSMKIGIKPNLVVAKEASGGATTHPEIVEGIIQYLQGKGHKNITILEGSWVGDRTKRAFEVCGYNQLAKQYGVKIVDTQQDTSRKVKAGKMELAICQSALEMDYLINVPVLKAHCQTDMTCCLKNMKGCIPDSEKRRYHTMGLHGPIAALATVLKPSLHIIDGICGDLTFEEGGNPVAAGRILLGFDGVLMDSYCAGLLGYHPDEIGYLQKAHQAGAGAYADSSTQVLELNPEERPVGLPQASNIARRLAKHIEEDSACSACYAALIFALNRVGDRGLAPGEKIKIGQGFRGKTAEGLGVGNCTRGCTQFVKGCPPSAVDIAEALQRR from the coding sequence ATGGCAGATATTTATATTGGTTATGGCAGCAACATGCAGGAAATAACCCGGCAGTTGATGGAAGAAGCGAATGTTTACAGTCAGATCGAACCTTCTATGAAAATAGGCATTAAGCCCAATCTGGTGGTTGCCAAAGAAGCCTCGGGCGGTGCCACAACGCATCCCGAAATCGTGGAGGGCATCATTCAATATTTGCAGGGCAAGGGCCATAAGAATATCACCATTTTGGAAGGTTCTTGGGTGGGCGACCGCACCAAGCGTGCCTTTGAGGTCTGCGGCTACAACCAGCTGGCGAAGCAGTATGGGGTTAAAATCGTGGATACCCAGCAGGATACCAGCCGAAAGGTCAAAGCGGGAAAAATGGAGCTGGCGATCTGCCAATCGGCGCTGGAAATGGACTATCTGATCAATGTTCCGGTGCTCAAGGCCCACTGCCAAACCGATATGACCTGCTGCCTGAAAAATATGAAGGGCTGTATACCCGACAGTGAAAAGCGGCGCTACCACACCATGGGCCTGCACGGCCCCATTGCGGCTCTGGCTACAGTGCTCAAGCCTTCACTCCACATTATCGACGGCATCTGCGGCGATCTCACCTTTGAAGAGGGTGGCAACCCTGTGGCCGCAGGCCGAATACTACTGGGCTTTGACGGTGTTCTTATGGATTCCTACTGTGCCGGCTTATTGGGGTATCACCCCGATGAAATCGGCTATTTGCAAAAGGCTCATCAGGCCGGTGCCGGTGCTTATGCAGACAGCTCCACACAGGTGCTGGAGCTAAACCCTGAGGAGCGTCCGGTGGGTCTGCCTCAGGCCAGCAACATTGCCCGCCGCCTTGCTAAACATATAGAAGAAGACAGTGCCTGTTCCGCCTGCTATGCCGCCCTGATCTTTGCCCTCAACCGGGTGGGCGACAGAGGTCTTGCTCCCGGCGAAAAAATCAAGATCGGCCAAGGTTTCCGAGGCAAAACAGCCGAGGGGCTGGGTGTGGGCAACTGCACCCGTGGCTGCACCCAGTTTGTAAAGGGCTGTCCCCCCAGCGCTGTGGATATTGCAGAGGCTCTGCAACGGCGCTAA
- a CDS encoding amidohydrolase yields MDAYRLAEEYKDYIVEMRRHFHRNPEVAWQELETARVVEEELEKMGLEPRRVAGTGVIALIEGDQPGPTLGLRADMDALAVQEASKAPYASCIPGTMHACGHDAHTAILLGTARILFENRAHWGGRVFLIFQPAEEVAQGAARILSETQLLDAVERYMAIHVWSLIPVGKVSVDAGPRMAASDSFRMAVRGKGGHGSMPHHTIDPIPVACSVVSQLQHLISRETDPLKPAVVSVCSIKGGSTFNVIPGEVELLGTFRSFDRELREHLPKRVEEIARGVCQTHGAELEFELILGTPAVINDEQSSRIARGAVEKLLGADGVYSYAPITSAEDFAYYQEKKPGVLAFVGCRNEEQGKCWPHHHERFDIDEEALTISAALFVQFVLENQAER; encoded by the coding sequence ATGGATGCTTATCGGTTGGCAGAGGAATATAAGGATTATATAGTGGAAATGCGGCGGCATTTTCACCGGAACCCGGAGGTGGCGTGGCAGGAGCTTGAAACAGCCCGGGTGGTGGAAGAAGAACTGGAAAAAATGGGCCTTGAACCCAGGCGGGTTGCAGGAACCGGTGTGATCGCTTTAATTGAGGGCGATCAGCCGGGGCCAACCCTTGGCCTGCGGGCGGATATGGATGCATTGGCTGTGCAGGAGGCAAGTAAGGCACCTTATGCTTCCTGTATTCCCGGGACTATGCACGCCTGCGGCCACGATGCCCACACCGCTATTCTGCTGGGCACTGCCCGTATCCTTTTTGAGAACCGGGCCCATTGGGGCGGCAGAGTGTTTTTGATCTTTCAGCCAGCCGAGGAAGTGGCACAGGGTGCGGCACGCATTCTTTCCGAAACACAGCTGCTGGATGCGGTGGAGCGGTATATGGCGATTCATGTTTGGAGCCTGATCCCGGTGGGCAAGGTTTCGGTGGATGCAGGCCCTCGTATGGCGGCTTCGGATTCTTTTCGTATGGCGGTTCGAGGCAAGGGCGGCCATGGCTCCATGCCCCATCACACCATTGACCCCATACCGGTGGCATGCTCGGTGGTCAGCCAGCTCCAACACCTGATCAGCCGGGAGACTGACCCTCTGAAACCGGCTGTGGTCAGCGTTTGCAGCATCAAGGGCGGAAGTACCTTTAATGTAATACCCGGCGAAGTGGAGCTGCTGGGCACCTTCCGTTCCTTTGACCGTGAACTGAGAGAGCATCTGCCCAAGCGGGTGGAGGAGATTGCCCGGGGTGTTTGCCAGACCCATGGGGCTGAGCTGGAATTTGAGCTGATTTTGGGCACACCTGCTGTCATCAACGATGAGCAGTCCAGCCGAATTGCACGGGGAGCGGTGGAAAAGCTGCTGGGTGCCGATGGCGTTTATTCCTATGCGCCCATTACCAGTGCGGAGGATTTTGCTTATTATCAGGAGAAAAAGCCGGGTGTTCTGGCTTTTGTGGGCTGCCGCAACGAGGAACAGGGAAAATGCTGGCCCCATCACCATGAGCGGTTTGATATTGACGAAGAGGCGCTGACCATTTCGGCGGCTTTGTTTGTGCAGTTTGTGCTGGAAAATCAAGCAGAAAGATAA
- the rny gene encoding ribonuclease Y: protein MNSQAVIASLVTGIFAFAIGAAIAFFLGVQYRKRVAESELGSAEEEAKRIVSEAIKSSESKKKEAIVEAKDEIHRMRSEADKDLKDRRQEVQRMERRAQQKEETLDKKTDKLERKEEDLQRKLTDAEKTLEEAELIKHHQFEMLEKISGFTGEQAKEYLLANLDNELVHEKALRITGIEAGLREDADQKAREIIAQAIQRCASDHVAEITVSVVPLPNDEMKGRIIGREGRNIRTLETLTGVDLIIDDTPEAITLSSHDAVKREVARIALERLIQDGRIHPSRIEEMVEKAQKEVDAKIKQDGERAVMETGIHGMNFELVRLLGRMRYRTSYGQNVLAHSIEVAQLAGVMAAELGADVAQAKRAGLLHDIGKSMTHKIEGSHVQIGVDIARKYKENNQIIHAIEAHHNDVEPQTVVACLVQAADAISAARPGARRENIENYIKRLEKLEEITNSFEGVEKSFAIQAGREIRVIIRPEIISEDQMVITAREICRKIEAELEYPGQIKVHCIRENRAIEYAK from the coding sequence ATGAATTCACAAGCTGTCATCGCATCCCTTGTTACAGGTATTTTCGCATTTGCAATTGGAGCTGCTATCGCCTTCTTTTTAGGTGTTCAGTATAGAAAACGTGTTGCTGAATCAGAACTTGGTTCGGCCGAAGAAGAAGCAAAACGAATTGTCAGTGAAGCGATCAAATCATCTGAAAGCAAGAAAAAGGAAGCTATTGTGGAGGCTAAGGATGAAATCCACAGAATGCGCAGCGAAGCCGATAAAGACCTAAAGGATCGCCGCCAAGAGGTCCAGCGTATGGAACGCCGGGCACAGCAAAAGGAAGAAACCCTTGATAAGAAAACCGATAAGCTGGAAAGAAAAGAAGAAGACCTGCAAAGAAAGCTCACCGATGCCGAAAAAACACTGGAAGAAGCTGAGCTGATCAAGCACCACCAATTTGAGATGCTTGAGAAAATCTCCGGGTTCACCGGCGAGCAGGCCAAAGAATATCTGCTGGCTAATTTGGATAACGAACTGGTTCACGAAAAGGCTCTGCGGATTACCGGCATTGAAGCCGGCCTGCGGGAAGACGCTGACCAAAAAGCTCGTGAAATTATTGCACAGGCCATTCAGCGCTGTGCCTCGGATCATGTGGCCGAAATCACCGTTTCGGTTGTGCCCCTGCCCAACGATGAAATGAAGGGCCGCATCATTGGCCGTGAGGGCCGCAACATCCGTACATTGGAAACTCTCACCGGGGTGGATCTAATTATTGACGATACCCCCGAAGCGATTACTCTTTCAAGCCACGACGCTGTAAAGCGTGAGGTGGCCCGTATCGCTCTTGAAAGACTGATTCAGGATGGCCGTATTCACCCCTCCCGCATTGAGGAAATGGTGGAGAAGGCACAGAAGGAAGTGGATGCCAAAATCAAGCAGGACGGTGAACGTGCTGTTATGGAAACCGGCATTCATGGCATGAATTTTGAGCTGGTTCGCCTTTTGGGGCGGATGCGTTACCGCACCAGCTATGGCCAGAATGTTTTGGCTCATTCCATCGAGGTTGCCCAGCTGGCCGGTGTTATGGCTGCTGAACTGGGAGCGGATGTGGCACAGGCTAAGCGTGCCGGTCTTCTCCACGATATAGGCAAATCCATGACCCACAAGATCGAAGGCTCTCATGTGCAGATCGGTGTGGACATTGCCCGGAAATACAAGGAAAACAACCAGATCATTCACGCTATCGAGGCACATCACAACGATGTTGAGCCCCAGACCGTGGTTGCTTGTCTGGTTCAGGCGGCAGACGCCATTTCCGCTGCCCGCCCCGGCGCCCGGCGTGAAAACATTGAAAACTACATCAAACGCCTTGAAAAGCTGGAAGAAATCACCAACTCCTTTGAGGGTGTGGAAAAATCCTTTGCCATTCAGGCGGGCCGTGAGATTCGTGTTATTATCCGCCCTGAAATCATCAGCGAAGATCAGATGGTGATTACAGCCCGGGAAATTTGCAGAAAAATTGAAGCTGAGCTGGAATATCCCGGCCAGATCAAGGTTCACTGCATCCGTGAAAACCGTGCTATCGAATACGCTAAATAG